A section of the Amblyomma americanum isolate KBUSLIRL-KWMA chromosome 2, ASM5285725v1, whole genome shotgun sequence genome encodes:
- the LOC144119042 gene encoding 52 kDa repressor of the inhibitor of the protein kinase-like, translating into MPRTCCVPGCRSGYRGNEEKVSMFCLPSDSDRRVKWKRAIPRQETSGFSFDSPHVRVCEKHFDASDIVRADQWVVDGVVVTSQCDVPKLSPDAVPRIFEGLPAYLSNPKKRRTHSPRQLKVTERRREPSADLESSGAAATMCSSSTGADATETDAGNESRHACALLLACRLHVRRTGDL; encoded by the coding sequence ATGCCGCGTACTTGTTGCGTACCTGGATGCCGCTCCGGGTACAGGGGAAATGAAGAAAAAGTGTCGATGTTCTGCCTGCCCAGTGACAGCGACCGGCGGGTAAAATGGAAGCGCGCCATACCACGCCAAGAAACTTCTGGCTTCAGTTTTGACTCCCCGCATGTGCGTGTCTGTGAAAAGCACTTCGATGCGAGTGACATTGTGCGTGCAGATCAATGGGTAGTTGATGGCGTGGTTGTGACGTCGCAGTGCGATGTGCCAAAACTTTCGCCGGATGCCGTGCCGAGGATTTTCGAAGGCCTCCCTGCGTATTTGTCAAATCCGAAAAAGCGCAGAACTCACTCGCCTCGGCAGCTCAAGGTTACCGAGCGTCGCCGGGAACCGTCAGCTGATCTGGAGAGCTCTGGCGCTGCAGCGACGATGTGCTCGAGTTCGACGGGCGCAGATGCAACGGAGACTGACGCAGGTAATGAAAGTAGACATGCGTGTGCCTTGTTGCTTGCGTGCCGATTGCATGTACGGCGCACGGGAGATCTATGA